Below is a window of Clostridium sp. JN-1 DNA.
AATGCTGTCTGTTGATTCTATGGATGCCTCGGAAGCAAAGGATACTAATTATACATTTGAGGATATAGCTGGTAACGAGGAAGCGAAGGAAAGTGTACAGGATATTGTAGATTTTTTGAGGAGTCCTGAAAAGTATTCTTTATATGGAGCTAGAATGCCTAAGGGTATTATACTATATGGAGAACCAGGTACTGGTAAGACGCTTCTTGCAAAAGCAGTTGCAAATGAAGCAAATGTACCATTTTATGCTGTTTCAGGTTCGGATTTTATCCAGGTTTATGTTGGGGTTGGAGCAAGTCGTATAAGACAGTTATTTAAAAAAGCTAGAAGTAGTGCTAATGGAAAAGCTGTTATATTTATAGATGAAATTGATGCTATAGGTAAAAGGAGAGACAGCGGAAAATCAACAGGTGGATCAGATGAAAGAGACCAAACCTTAAATGCACTATTAACTGAGATGTCTGGATTTAATGAAAGCCAGGGTATCGTTGTAATGGCAGCTACAAATAGGCTGGATATGCTGGATCCTGCACTTCTAAGACCGGGAAGATTTGACAGACATATAGAAATAATGCTTCCTGATAGATGTGCAAGAGAAAAAATCATAAAGTTGCATTTATCAAATAAACCTATTGGCAATATAAATATAAGTGAATTAGCACAAAAGACATCGTATTTTTCAGGAGCTAAAATAGAAAATTTAGTAAATGAAGCGGCAATACTAGCATGTAAAGACGGCAGTAAAGTTATAAAAAACATTCATCTTGATAAAGCCTTTTCAATAGTTCTTGCTGGATATGAAAAGAAGAATAGAGGTTATATAAAAGATATTGATAAGAAAATTACAGCTTATCATGAAGCTGGACATGCTATTGTTTCACTAAAGGTTATTCCAAACGAGAAGATATCTAAAATTACAATTATACCAAGTACTAAAGGAGCTGGGGGTTATACATTGAGTATACCAGAAGATAGATTGTATCAAAATAAAAAGTATTTGCAAAATAAAATAATGGTATTACTTGGTGGAAGAGCTGCTGAAGAAATTATATTTGGTAATGATTATATAACTACTGGTGCACATAATGACTTAAAACAAAGTACTAAAATAGCACTTAATATGGTAACTCAATATGGAATGGGAAATACTTTAGGACTTCTTAATATAGATGAAATTTCAAGTTTAAATTTAAATCAAGATGAAGTTGTAAATGAATGTAAGAATTTTATAGATTCAATTTATGAAGAAGTTAAAAAATTACTTATATGTGAAAAAGATAAACTTGAAAAATTGTCAAATATGCTTTTAGAAAGAGAAACTCTCAATTCAGAGGATTTAGTATTATAATTCTATAATTTTCATTGTTTAATAAATAAGAAAGTGCATATTCTATGTATGAAGTCATACGACTCACAAATAAATATTGGGAGGAATTCATATGCATAAAAGATTTGTAACTACTGTGACAGCTGGAGCAATACTAGGTGCAGCAGCAATGGGAATGATGTTTATGCCGGGACTTGATAGGTCAACTAAGAAGAGAGTAAGAAAAACTGCTAGATGTATGAGAAATGCTGCTGGGGATGTGTTTGATGACATGAGAGGTTTTATGAGATAATTTAAAAATTTGATAAATTGTGTGCTTTGATGGTATAAAATATGCTCAAAGCACACAATTTTTTACTTGATTTGATAAAATTAGTTAGTAATGATAAACTTATAAAATTAAAAAACCTATTTTGTTAAAATTTTTTATATTATTGCCATAAATATGTTATAATTAAGTAAGTACTTTACGAAATTTTTAATAGATGAAATTCCATAACAATTATATTGTAGTAAAGGAAGAGGGATTTATGGAAATATTATCTTTGGGAGAAAAGATAAAAAGAAGAAGAAAAGATCTTAATATGACACTTAAAGACCTGGCAGGTGATAGAATAACCCCAGGACAAATAAGTCTTGTGGAATCTGGCAAATCAAATCCAAGCATGGATTTATTAGAGTATCTTGCAAATACTTTGAATACATCAATAGAATATCTTATGGAGTCAGAAGAAACTCAAGCAGAGAAAATATGTACATACTTTGAAAATATAGCTGAATCATATATCATAAATGATGATCTAAATGAAGGAGAACGATATATAGAAAAGGCTTTATATTATGCAGAAAAATATAATTTGGAATATAAAAAAGCAAAAAATTTATATCTTAGGGGTATGATGTACATAAATAAAAAAGAATTTGCTTTAGCACAGCAATTTTTCTTGTCAGCTAATGTGCTCTTTATAAAGCATAATAATTATGAAGAAACAATTGAAACATTTGTAAATTTAGGCAAAATCACAATGCAGCTAAAGGCATATCACTCGTCTTGCAGTTATTTTCAGCAAGCAGAAAGTGTATATAACGACAACGAAATAGGAAATGACTTTTTACTTGGAGAAATTTATTATTATATAGCTTGTGTATACTTTAAACTAGAAAGTTTAGAAAAGTCCATTAATTATTCATATCTTGCAAAAGAAAAATTTAGGCAGCTTGGTAGTAAAGATGAATATGCCAAAACTCTTTTGCTATTAGCGGAGGAATATAGTAAAAATGGTGACGTTGATAATGCAATAAAGTATTCCAAAAAGACATTGAGTATATACAAACAAATGGAAGATGTCAGCTGTGCAGCTAAGATAGAAAATAATTTGGGAAAGTTGT
It encodes the following:
- a CDS encoding FtsH/Yme1/Tma family ATP-dependent metallopeptidase; this translates as MKKYKNKFRIIPIVTAILFGIALIFANFSHRSVNYRSYVLFQKDVSAKKITNVYVTNSSKIMVKLKDGKVYETDNPRTDDFKEDLLKQDISVSENLPLDFKSLIPTIGLIASIAIFLIMTMKSSTIKSKRMLSVDSMDASEAKDTNYTFEDIAGNEEAKESVQDIVDFLRSPEKYSLYGARMPKGIILYGEPGTGKTLLAKAVANEANVPFYAVSGSDFIQVYVGVGASRIRQLFKKARSSANGKAVIFIDEIDAIGKRRDSGKSTGGSDERDQTLNALLTEMSGFNESQGIVVMAATNRLDMLDPALLRPGRFDRHIEIMLPDRCAREKIIKLHLSNKPIGNINISELAQKTSYFSGAKIENLVNEAAILACKDGSKVIKNIHLDKAFSIVLAGYEKKNRGYIKDIDKKITAYHEAGHAIVSLKVIPNEKISKITIIPSTKGAGGYTLSIPEDRLYQNKKYLQNKIMVLLGGRAAEEIIFGNDYITTGAHNDLKQSTKIALNMVTQYGMGNTLGLLNIDEISSLNLNQDEVVNECKNFIDSIYEEVKKLLICEKDKLEKLSNMLLERETLNSEDLVL
- a CDS encoding YtxH domain-containing protein, which gives rise to MHKRFVTTVTAGAILGAAAMGMMFMPGLDRSTKKRVRKTARCMRNAAGDVFDDMRGFMR
- a CDS encoding helix-turn-helix transcriptional regulator, which encodes MEILSLGEKIKRRRKDLNMTLKDLAGDRITPGQISLVESGKSNPSMDLLEYLANTLNTSIEYLMESEETQAEKICTYFENIAESYIINDDLNEGERYIEKALYYAEKYNLEYKKAKNLYLRGMMYINKKEFALAQQFFLSANVLFIKHNNYEETIETFVNLGKITMQLKAYHSSCSYFQQAESVYNDNEIGNDFLLGEIYYYIACVYFKLESLEKSINYSYLAKEKFRQLGSKDEYAKTLLLLAEEYSKNGDVDNAIKYSKKTLSIYKQMEDVSCAAKIENNLGKLFYEFDNIEESFLHLNKAKELELRTKDKSIVDTLVNICENYIKLKDIENAKITLNDIMDNIDNGSDRALVSYYLLKYRIDIIESNLKEAESTLIMALNFVKNMGYTKDAAEICIMIGKFYIDNNNDKEAAKYLNEGVETFKKVGILKQP